The following are encoded together in the Bos indicus isolate NIAB-ARS_2022 breed Sahiwal x Tharparkar chromosome 29, NIAB-ARS_B.indTharparkar_mat_pri_1.0, whole genome shotgun sequence genome:
- the TMEM86A gene encoding lysoplasmalogenase TMEM86A gives MVSPVTVVKSEGPKLVPFFKATCVYFVLWLPSSSPSWVSALIKCLPIFCLWLFLLAHGLGFLLTHPSATRIFVGLVFSAIGDAFLIWQDQGYFVHGMLMFAVTHMLYASAFGMRPLGLRTGLLMVILSGLCYAFLYPNLTGAFTYIVGVYVAIIGFMGWRAMAGLQLVGAAWRWTELAAGTGALLFIVSDLTIALDKFCFPVPYSRALIMSTYYAAQMFIALSAVESREPVEDYRLSKAK, from the exons GTGAAGAGTGAGGGACCCAAGCTGGTGCCCTTCTTCAAGGCTACCTGTGTGTATTTCGTGCTCTGGCTGCCCTCGTCCAGCCCATCATGGGTCAGCGCCCTCATCAAGTGCCTGCCAATCTTCTGCCTCTGGCTCTTCCTCCTGGCCCATGGCCTGGGATTCCTGCTGACCCACCCCAGTGCCACCCGCATCTTCGTGGGGCTCGTCTTCTCCGCCATAGGCGACGCCTTCCTCATCTGGCAGGACCAGGGTTACTTTGTCCACG GTATGCTGATGTTTGCCGTGACCCACATGCTCTACGCCTCGGCCTTTGGCATGCGGCCACTGGGTCTTCGGACAGGTCTGCTGATGGTAATATTGTCAGGCCTGTGCTATGCCTTCCTCTACCCAAACCTCACGGGTGCCTTCACCTACATAGTGGGGGTCTATGTGGCCATTATCGGCTTCATGGGCTGGCGAGCAATGGCAGGGCTACAGCTGGTCGGGGCAGCCTGGCGCTGGACTGAGCTAGCGGCGGGCACTGGCGCACTGCTGTTTATTGTCTCAGACCTGACCATCGCCCTCGACAAGTTCTGCTTCCCTGTGCCCTACTCGCGGGCACTCATCATGTCCACCTACTACGCCGCCCAGATGTTCATCGCCCTGTCAGCTGTTGAGAGCCGGGAGCCAGTGGAGGACTACAGACTGAGCAAGGCCAAATGA